The following coding sequences are from one Saprospiraceae bacterium window:
- a CDS encoding fibronectin type III domain-containing protein: MYRFSIRFIVVFMFSTMIWAGHLSLNAQIFHHNINEIDLLSPIAKEIYADRLNQHSFISVELFSDSQVQMSPVDGMNKWTLCEDRMNSLSYILSQNLTNIELVLPSWDGKKIVLELKQYELIADGFRVTTGNNKPVASKASRYYRGIVQGQPESIAAFSFFEGQVFGMLSLDFGNIVVQNSELHPGKFIMYNDRDATKKPDFVCETEKLSGNDFDPEDNEIQGRAAGDCVKVYIECDYALYTNKGSVNATVNWITAVYNNVATLYANESINTTISEIYVWTTPDSYSKTSSTTALTQFRTARPSFNGNLAHLAALGGNNIGGVAWLDVLCTNYNYAYSNISSSYNNVPTYSWTVEVMTHEMGHNVGSNHTQWCGWSGGALDNCYTPEGSCSPGPAPSNGGTIMSYCHLTSYGINFNNGFGTQPGNKIRSRVAAVNCLSPGCGASCPAPTGLNASNITNTTALISWSPASGAVDYTLEYKVSTSSTWTPITTNTTSYTLSGLVAGTTYNARVKTNCSSSSSVYSGIISFTTTGGSCGIPTNFLVNNITSTSATASWSAVTGATAYNFQYKATSSSSWQQVTVTATAINLTGLSPATSYDVRVQSVCGSSTSAFTNVITFTTQSGSSYCDSRGTSSTQEWIKRVKINTLDRNSGSDGGYYDGTSMSTVLKQSTAYQLYFQAGVAGNRRTLYWTAWIDFNQNGVFTDAGERVAIGASNSLNLLYVTFTVPSNATLGSTRLRVSMKYGGYPSSCESFARGEVEDYTVNIQALGSLPGSSLSEGLKGASFDYVRILPNPVQDLMLVQFDAKQAADVKLEVFNILQQRVAEYKMISLEGSNNYSFKIDHLIAGTYFCKITSGSQVYIQKMIKS, encoded by the coding sequence ATGTACAGATTTTCTATTCGTTTTATTGTTGTTTTTATGTTTTCCACGATGATTTGGGCAGGTCATCTATCCTTGAATGCCCAAATTTTTCACCACAATATCAATGAAATAGACCTCCTATCTCCTATTGCTAAAGAAATTTATGCAGATCGGCTGAATCAGCATAGTTTCATTTCGGTTGAATTGTTTTCTGATTCCCAAGTCCAAATGAGTCCGGTCGATGGTATGAACAAGTGGACTCTGTGTGAAGACAGGATGAATTCACTTTCCTATATTTTATCACAAAATCTGACAAACATTGAATTGGTACTTCCGTCTTGGGACGGTAAAAAGATTGTGCTAGAACTCAAGCAGTATGAATTAATAGCCGACGGATTCAGAGTGACCACCGGGAACAATAAACCAGTGGCCTCTAAAGCATCAAGATACTATAGAGGTATAGTCCAAGGACAACCGGAATCTATAGCTGCTTTTAGTTTTTTTGAAGGTCAGGTATTTGGCATGTTGAGTTTAGATTTTGGCAATATAGTGGTTCAAAATTCGGAGCTACATCCCGGAAAATTCATTATGTATAATGATCGCGATGCCACTAAGAAACCGGATTTTGTATGTGAAACAGAAAAATTGTCAGGCAATGATTTTGATCCAGAAGACAATGAGATACAAGGGCGTGCTGCAGGTGACTGCGTAAAAGTCTATATAGAATGTGACTATGCTCTTTATACAAATAAAGGCTCTGTCAATGCCACTGTTAACTGGATTACAGCAGTTTACAATAATGTAGCGACACTTTATGCTAACGAGAGCATCAACACCACAATCTCTGAAATCTATGTTTGGACTACACCGGATTCATATAGTAAGACAAGTTCAACGACAGCGCTTACCCAATTTCGTACAGCCAGGCCTAGTTTCAACGGCAATTTGGCTCATCTTGCTGCTTTAGGAGGAAATAATATTGGAGGTGTGGCGTGGTTGGATGTTTTGTGCACCAATTATAACTACGCATACAGTAATATATCTTCTAGTTACAATAATGTTCCTACTTATAGCTGGACAGTAGAAGTTATGACCCATGAAATGGGGCACAACGTTGGATCTAATCATACTCAATGGTGTGGATGGTCAGGCGGGGCATTGGATAATTGCTATACTCCGGAAGGAAGTTGCAGTCCCGGCCCGGCACCATCCAATGGTGGTACGATCATGAGTTACTGTCACCTTACAAGTTATGGGATAAATTTTAATAATGGATTCGGAACACAACCAGGAAATAAAATCAGAAGCAGAGTTGCAGCAGTAAATTGTCTATCACCTGGATGTGGTGCCTCTTGTCCTGCACCTACAGGTCTTAATGCCTCCAATATTACAAATACCACTGCCTTAATTTCCTGGAGTCCAGCATCTGGAGCGGTGGATTACACATTAGAATACAAAGTATCTACTTCTTCAACTTGGACACCAATCACAACCAACACGACAAGTTATACTTTGTCAGGTCTGGTAGCTGGCACTACTTATAATGCAAGAGTAAAGACAAATTGCTCAAGCTCTTCGAGCGTATATTCGGGAATCATCAGCTTTACTACAACCGGAGGATCCTGTGGTATACCAACAAATTTTCTTGTGAACAACATCACATCCACTTCGGCAACAGCATCTTGGTCGGCTGTAACAGGCGCGACTGCTTACAACTTCCAATATAAAGCTACGTCTTCTTCCAGCTGGCAACAAGTTACTGTCACTGCGACTGCAATAAATCTTACAGGCCTCAGTCCAGCTACATCTTATGATGTCAGAGTGCAGAGTGTTTGTGGCAGCTCAACATCTGCTTTCACCAACGTGATTACATTTACTACTCAAAGTGGTTCAAGTTATTGTGATTCCAGAGGTACAAGTAGTACACAGGAGTGGATCAAGCGAGTGAAAATCAACACATTGGACAGGAATTCTGGCAGTGATGGAGGCTACTATGACGGTACATCTATGAGCACTGTTCTGAAACAAAGCACTGCATATCAATTATATTTTCAAGCAGGTGTTGCCGGAAATCGAAGAACATTATATTGGACTGCTTGGATTGATTTCAACCAAAATGGTGTGTTTACTGACGCCGGAGAAAGAGTTGCGATCGGAGCTTCCAATAGTTTGAACCTGTTGTACGTTACATTTACTGTACCTTCCAATGCTACATTGGGATCCACACGTCTAAGAGTTTCAATGAAATACGGTGGTTACCCTAGTTCCTGCGAATCATTTGCAAGAGGAGAAGTTGAAGATTATACCGTAAACATCCAGGCATTGGGGTCTCTACCTGGTTCATCATTATCTGAAGGATTAAAAGGAGCTTCCTTTGATTACGTCAGAATACTGCCTAATCCGGTTCAGGACCTGATGCTTGTTCAGTTTGATGCAAAACAAGCGGCAGATGTAAAATTGGAAGTCTTTAATATACTCCAACAGCGAGTTGCAGAGTATAAAATGATAAGCTTAGAAGGAAGTAATAACTATTCGTTCAAAATTGATCATCTTATAGCAGGGACTTACTTCTGTAAAATCACAAGTGGTTCTCAAGTTTATATTCAGAAAATGATCAAGTCGTAA
- a CDS encoding PD40 domain-containing protein → MQISAFFTILIPVSLFSFSCSPKHRLNDSATQQKNAAFPGENHFKNVRQMTFGSNNAEAYWSFDDKKLCFQSDNVNWGAQCDQIYYFKVFEDNLKDNLPKHISVDGGRTTCSFFMPGDKSIIFASTQHAGKSCPEVPPRNPGGKYVWPIYKDYEIYTADLKGKILKQYTHNEFYDAEATVSPKGDKIVFTSDRSGDLELYVMNIDGTNVTQVTSELGYDGGAFFSPDGKKLVFRASRPKTPEDQTEYKELLKKGLVQPTQMELFTCNIDGSNMRQITHLGKANWAPFYHPSGNKIIFSSNHNGPKGYNFNLFMINEDGSGLEQISYDQTFDSFPMFSRNGKYLVFASNRENGGTHDTNLFLAEWKD, encoded by the coding sequence ATGCAAATATCTGCTTTCTTCACCATTCTGATACCTGTGAGTCTTTTTTCTTTCTCTTGTAGCCCTAAACACAGGTTAAATGATTCTGCCACACAGCAAAAGAATGCTGCATTCCCAGGGGAAAATCACTTCAAAAATGTTCGTCAAATGACTTTTGGGAGCAACAATGCAGAGGCATATTGGAGTTTTGACGATAAAAAGTTGTGTTTCCAGTCAGACAATGTGAACTGGGGAGCGCAGTGTGATCAAATTTATTATTTCAAAGTATTCGAGGACAATTTAAAGGATAATTTACCTAAACATATCTCAGTAGATGGTGGAAGGACGACCTGCTCTTTTTTCATGCCTGGGGATAAGTCTATCATCTTTGCCTCTACGCAGCACGCAGGTAAAAGCTGCCCTGAGGTGCCGCCGCGAAATCCAGGAGGTAAATACGTCTGGCCAATATATAAGGATTATGAGATTTATACCGCCGATCTCAAAGGCAAAATCCTCAAACAATACACCCACAATGAATTTTATGACGCAGAAGCAACAGTCTCCCCAAAAGGAGATAAAATTGTTTTTACATCAGACAGAAGTGGGGATCTAGAACTCTATGTGATGAACATAGATGGAACTAATGTAACACAAGTGACCAGCGAATTAGGGTATGACGGAGGGGCATTCTTTTCGCCGGATGGAAAGAAATTAGTTTTCAGAGCATCAAGACCTAAAACTCCGGAAGATCAAACTGAGTATAAGGAGCTGTTAAAAAAAGGATTGGTGCAACCTACTCAAATGGAGTTATTTACTTGTAATATTGATGGTAGCAATATGAGGCAAATTACCCATCTTGGCAAAGCAAATTGGGCACCATTTTATCATCCGAGCGGCAATAAAATCATTTTTTCTTCTAACCATAATGGACCCAAAGGATATAATTTCAATTTATTTATGATCAACGAAGATGGCTCTGGACTTGAACAAATCAGTTATGACCAGACATTTGATTCATTCCCGATGTTTAGCAGAAACGGTAAGTATCTTGTTTTTGCATCCAATCGGGAGAATGGGGGCACGCATGACACAAATCTTTTTCTTGCAGAGTGGAAGGATTAA
- a CDS encoding formate--tetrahydrofolate ligase, giving the protein MNSDIEIAQSIKLQNISKVAQNLGIPEEDLQYYGKYKAKLPLHLIDEEKLKKCKLILVSAISPTPAGEGKTTTSIGLSEGLNKIGKKSTVVLREPSLGPVFGIKGGATGGGWSQVLPMEDINLHFTGDFAAVEKAHNLLSALIDNNLQNKKYSLNLDARTIAWKRVMDMNDRSLRKITIGLGGTGNGIPRETGFDITAASEVMAILCLSKNMEDLKRRLGNIFIGLTMDKQPIFARDLKAPGAMATLLKDAIKPNLVQTIEGNPAIIHGGPFANIAQGTNTILATKMGMSLSDYVVTEAGFGFDLGAEKFLDIKCRTAGLNPNAVVIVATIRALKYHGGASLKALGDPNPKAVAKGCDNLEKHLENAAYFGIPAVVAINRFVKDTDEELQIVKEKCESLGVTAIFSEVWAKGGEGAIELAHKVASLADNFSSAFNPVYEWSEPVEKKIQAIATKIYGAARVEYSAEAKSALKRIQNLGLEGLPVCIAKTQKSLSDNADLIGRPRDFTLTVREIEIAAGAGFIVPITGEMMRMPGLPDVPSAEAIDIDDDGNISGLF; this is encoded by the coding sequence ATGAATTCCGATATTGAAATTGCCCAGTCAATTAAACTCCAAAACATCTCAAAAGTTGCCCAGAACCTGGGGATTCCTGAAGAGGATCTGCAGTACTATGGAAAATATAAGGCCAAATTGCCACTTCATTTGATCGATGAAGAAAAACTAAAAAAGTGCAAACTGATTTTGGTCTCCGCTATTTCTCCCACTCCAGCAGGCGAAGGAAAAACGACAACTAGCATCGGACTTTCTGAGGGTTTAAACAAAATTGGTAAAAAAAGCACCGTGGTTCTTAGAGAGCCTTCGCTTGGTCCGGTATTTGGTATCAAAGGCGGGGCAACAGGTGGTGGATGGAGTCAGGTCCTACCCATGGAAGACATAAACCTACATTTTACAGGTGATTTTGCCGCAGTTGAAAAAGCGCATAATCTCTTGTCCGCCCTTATTGACAATAATCTTCAGAATAAAAAGTATAGCCTCAACCTGGATGCCAGAACCATAGCTTGGAAAAGAGTGATGGATATGAATGATCGTTCATTGAGAAAGATCACGATTGGTCTCGGCGGTACAGGTAACGGAATCCCACGAGAGACAGGATTTGACATCACTGCAGCCTCAGAAGTTATGGCAATACTTTGTCTTTCAAAGAATATGGAAGACTTAAAACGTAGATTGGGAAATATTTTTATCGGTTTGACTATGGATAAACAGCCGATTTTTGCCCGTGATCTGAAAGCTCCGGGTGCGATGGCTACCCTTCTCAAAGATGCCATAAAACCAAATTTGGTGCAGACTATTGAAGGCAATCCGGCGATTATTCATGGTGGTCCATTTGCCAACATCGCTCAAGGTACAAATACCATCTTAGCCACAAAAATGGGAATGTCCCTGTCTGATTATGTTGTAACAGAAGCAGGATTTGGCTTTGATCTCGGTGCTGAAAAGTTCCTGGATATTAAATGTCGCACAGCAGGACTCAATCCCAATGCTGTGGTCATCGTAGCTACCATAAGAGCTCTGAAATATCATGGAGGTGCTTCACTTAAAGCTTTGGGAGATCCAAACCCCAAAGCAGTTGCCAAAGGATGTGACAACCTGGAGAAACACCTTGAAAATGCAGCTTATTTTGGAATTCCGGCTGTGGTAGCCATCAACCGTTTCGTCAAAGATACTGACGAAGAATTGCAGATCGTGAAAGAGAAATGTGAATCCTTAGGTGTCACAGCTATATTCTCCGAAGTTTGGGCAAAGGGTGGCGAGGGAGCTATAGAATTGGCTCATAAAGTTGCATCTCTTGCAGATAATTTTTCTTCAGCATTTAATCCTGTTTATGAATGGAGTGAGCCTGTAGAAAAGAAAATACAAGCAATAGCTACAAAAATATATGGAGCTGCTCGAGTTGAATATTCAGCAGAAGCCAAATCCGCGCTAAAAAGAATTCAAAATTTAGGTTTGGAGGGATTGCCCGTATGTATTGCAAAAACTCAAAAAAGTTTGTCTGACAATGCTGATTTAATCGGTAGGCCTCGAGACTTTACCTTGACAGTAAGGGAAATTGAAATAGCTGCAGGGGCGGGCTTTATCGTGCCAATTACAGGGGAGATGATGCGTATGCCAGGTTTGCCCGATGTTCCGTCTGCTGAAGCGATTGATATCGATGATGATGGAAATATCAGCGGCTTATTCTAA
- a CDS encoding inorganic phosphate transporter, whose translation MFWMDLPISGTILIICLVCILTVCIFEFVNGFHDTANAVATVIYTKSLKPIHAVIWSGFMNFLGVMTSSYIFGMAVAGKIASLLPLETVLTNNVNEAVAMVFAAIIAAIFWNLFTWYFGIPCSSSHTLIGSLLGVGLAFSFLPGQTAKAGVNWTEAIKIGNALLFSPLFGFSAAIALMFLLKKSIKDKAIFKEPDPESRPPLWIRAILIMTCTLVSFFHGSNDGQKGVGMMLIVLLAFMPTQYALSPHFDLGKMTTQIKKMEDALIYESTINYELERTLCAKAERLNDFYNYLDALDLKNNKAVMNARKQMTILSKEMKIVLNEPNLLSMDSSRKILKTGVELINDYTHHTPWWIIVLISISLGIGTMIGWKRIVVTIGEKIGKRHMTYAEGASAELIASSTIGLASGFGLPVSTTHVLSSGVAGAMVASKGIKNLQAGTIKNIALAWILTLPVTMVLSAVLFLIFRMFI comes from the coding sequence ATGTTTTGGATGGATTTACCTATCAGCGGAACGATATTGATCATCTGTCTGGTATGCATTTTGACGGTATGTATTTTCGAATTTGTCAACGGATTTCACGATACTGCTAATGCTGTAGCCACTGTGATTTACACAAAATCACTTAAACCCATACATGCCGTGATCTGGTCAGGCTTCATGAATTTTCTTGGAGTCATGACCAGTAGTTATATTTTCGGGATGGCTGTTGCAGGTAAGATAGCCTCGCTCCTTCCTCTGGAAACTGTTTTGACAAACAATGTGAACGAAGCAGTAGCTATGGTATTTGCTGCAATCATTGCTGCAATTTTTTGGAATTTGTTTACCTGGTATTTCGGCATTCCATGTAGCAGCTCACATACCTTGATAGGTTCACTTCTTGGTGTGGGTCTGGCCTTTTCATTCCTTCCAGGGCAAACTGCCAAAGCTGGTGTAAATTGGACTGAAGCTATAAAAATTGGAAATGCTCTATTGTTTTCTCCGTTGTTTGGTTTCTCTGCAGCAATTGCATTGATGTTCCTCTTGAAAAAATCAATAAAAGATAAAGCTATTTTCAAGGAACCGGATCCTGAAAGTCGCCCACCTTTATGGATAAGGGCCATTCTTATCATGACTTGTACATTGGTTAGTTTTTTTCATGGATCAAATGATGGTCAGAAAGGAGTTGGGATGATGTTGATTGTACTCCTTGCATTTATGCCTACGCAATACGCGTTGTCACCCCATTTTGATTTAGGTAAAATGACGACTCAAATTAAAAAAATGGAAGATGCGCTGATTTATGAATCAACTATCAACTACGAATTAGAAAGAACGCTTTGTGCAAAAGCTGAAAGACTTAATGATTTCTACAATTACCTTGACGCTCTGGATTTGAAAAACAATAAAGCCGTCATGAACGCTAGAAAGCAAATGACAATACTCTCAAAAGAGATGAAGATCGTATTGAATGAGCCTAACCTTTTGTCTATGGATTCCAGCAGAAAGATACTTAAAACGGGGGTTGAGCTGATCAACGATTATACTCATCACACTCCTTGGTGGATCATCGTTTTGATTTCAATTTCTCTTGGGATTGGAACCATGATTGGCTGGAAAAGAATTGTTGTGACTATTGGTGAGAAAATCGGTAAAAGGCATATGACTTATGCCGAAGGTGCATCTGCCGAACTCATCGCTTCAAGCACAATAGGTTTGGCTTCCGGTTTCGGGTTACCCGTTTCCACAACACATGTATTGTCATCAGGTGTGGCAGGTGCAATGGTAGCATCCAAAGGAATCAAAAATCTTCAGGCTGGGACTATCAAAAACATAGCTCTCGCATGGATATTGACATTACCTGTGACGATGGTTTTATCAGCTGTTTTGTTTTTGATTTTCAGGATGTTTATCTGA
- a CDS encoding phosphoribosylaminoimidazolesuccinocarboxamide synthase, translated as MTSLTKTDFHFKQQESVYHGKVRDVYFLQDKLIIIASDRISAFDHILPSPIPYKGQVLNLIAAYFLEHVKDICPVWLESVPDPNVSVGKRCNPIPIEVVVRHCLAGHAWRVYKSGVRELCGVKMPDGMREGEAFPQPIITPTSKAAAGHDEDMSYSEILRNKIVTPALLDNIYQKAFAISQRGKDMALDKKLILVDTKYEFGLYNGELTLMDEIHTPDSSRYYLAEGYAESLDSGQAQTQLSKEFVREWLMENGFAGQIGQQMPAMPEDFVSQVSARYIELYEKLTGKIFQKYGELDILNRIELNLKSFF; from the coding sequence CTGACTTCACTCACGAAGACTGATTTCCATTTTAAACAGCAAGAGTCTGTATATCATGGAAAAGTCAGAGATGTGTATTTTCTTCAGGATAAACTGATTATTATTGCCAGCGATCGTATTTCAGCTTTCGATCATATTCTGCCGAGCCCCATTCCTTATAAAGGTCAAGTGCTAAATTTGATTGCAGCCTATTTTCTGGAACATGTGAAGGATATTTGTCCGGTTTGGCTCGAGTCTGTACCAGATCCAAATGTCAGTGTTGGCAAGAGGTGCAATCCAATTCCAATAGAAGTCGTAGTGCGACATTGCCTAGCTGGTCACGCATGGAGAGTGTATAAAAGTGGCGTGAGAGAGCTTTGTGGTGTAAAGATGCCGGATGGTATGCGTGAAGGTGAAGCCTTCCCACAGCCTATTATTACACCTACCAGCAAAGCAGCTGCCGGACATGACGAAGACATGAGTTATTCAGAAATTCTCAGGAATAAGATAGTTACACCTGCACTTTTAGATAATATATATCAAAAAGCATTTGCAATCAGCCAGAGAGGTAAAGATATGGCTTTGGATAAAAAGCTCATTCTTGTAGATACAAAATATGAATTTGGACTGTATAATGGTGAATTGACACTTATGGATGAAATTCATACACCGGATAGTTCCAGATATTATCTGGCAGAGGGCTATGCGGAAAGTTTGGATTCCGGGCAAGCTCAAACACAATTATCCAAAGAATTTGTCAGAGAATGGTTAATGGAAAATGGCTTTGCAGGTCAGATTGGACAGCAAATGCCGGCAATGCCTGAAGATTTTGTCTCGCAGGTCTCCGCACGTTATATAGAGCTATACGAAAAACTAACCGGTAAAATTTTTCAGAAATATGGCGAGTTAGACATCCTCAATAGGATCGAATTAAATCTCAAAAGTTTTTTTTAG
- a CDS encoding RNA polymerase sigma factor RpoD/SigA, with translation MRQLKITQKITTRESDVLEKYLSDISRIDTLTADEEVVLAKLIRQGDKAALDKMVRSNLRFVVSVAKQYQNNGLTLNDLINEGNVGLLKAANRFDETKGFKFITYAVWWIRQSILQAIIENSRMIRLPYNKYHLNNKINEEYQDFIQKNEREPSLEELAELLHVSEEDIAFLGEIGSRTVSLDAPMGDEESSGVLMDLLKDSASSSPDMNLLSESMQKELKYAMRSLNAREREILTKLYGLEKSEPMTIEEVAREFGLSYEFVRQIREQAFRRLRRNFSKNNVFPLES, from the coding sequence ATGAGGCAGTTGAAAATAACTCAGAAGATAACTACTCGAGAAAGTGATGTTCTCGAAAAGTATCTGTCTGACATTTCCAGAATAGATACACTGACTGCGGATGAAGAAGTTGTACTGGCTAAGCTTATCCGGCAAGGTGACAAGGCTGCACTAGATAAAATGGTAAGATCCAATTTGCGTTTTGTAGTGTCAGTCGCAAAACAATACCAGAACAATGGACTGACTCTCAATGATCTGATCAATGAAGGAAACGTTGGTTTACTCAAAGCTGCAAATCGCTTTGACGAAACCAAAGGTTTCAAATTTATCACCTATGCAGTGTGGTGGATCAGACAATCAATACTCCAGGCTATCATCGAGAATTCTCGTATGATTCGCTTACCATACAACAAATATCATCTTAACAATAAAATCAATGAAGAATATCAGGATTTTATCCAAAAGAATGAAAGAGAGCCTTCATTGGAAGAATTGGCTGAATTACTCCATGTCTCAGAAGAGGATATAGCCTTTCTAGGAGAGATAGGTTCTAGGACCGTTTCACTGGATGCACCGATGGGTGATGAAGAGAGTAGTGGAGTGCTGATGGATCTGCTCAAAGATTCTGCGAGTTCCAGTCCTGATATGAATTTATTAAGTGAATCGATGCAGAAAGAACTGAAGTATGCCATGAGATCACTCAATGCAAGGGAAAGGGAAATTCTGACCAAATTGTATGGACTCGAAAAATCTGAACCTATGACTATAGAAGAAGTTGCTCGGGAATTTGGATTGTCTTATGAATTTGTGAGACAGATTCGCGAACAGGCCTTCAGGCGCTTAAGACGGAACTTCAGTAAGAATAATGTATTTCCATTGGAATCCTAA
- a CDS encoding efflux RND transporter periplasmic adaptor subunit: protein MIKYINKINISIILTLYIIFTSCKSSPEGSSQNMQAEEKSADRISLNLQQLSNLQLTTTTLSNRQINSKIKLNGKILALPQNILSVHAPITSTIQSIKVIPGMNVKKNQLLMVLTDPSLIQLQEDFLRAKNSFILKKSEYERQKEMSSAQATSIKNLQNAESDWKEISIILESLTLRVRMLGLVPQQIEDHGIQSSIEVRSKVAGTITQILVNSGSRVNPDQKLLEIQSLDDLKLVLKIFERDINDIQKGTEFIGYSNISKDQSYQCKIESVVPQVNTESYLEVYASIISGKQKIIPGMYIQAELPVKSVLSDALPEECILNFEGGDFVFVALSDQDFKLQPVQISQKSESWVGVRKDDSINQYKIVQKGAYGLLMALKNKEE, encoded by the coding sequence ATGATAAAATATATTAATAAAATAAATATTTCAATAATCCTTACACTATATATAATATTTACTTCCTGCAAAAGTTCTCCCGAAGGATCAAGCCAAAATATGCAGGCTGAAGAGAAAAGCGCAGATAGAATAAGCCTAAATTTGCAACAACTGTCAAATCTACAATTGACTACCACAACTTTAAGTAATAGACAGATTAATTCTAAAATTAAATTAAACGGTAAAATTCTAGCACTTCCACAAAATATTTTGAGTGTCCATGCACCTATTACTTCTACTATTCAAAGTATCAAAGTGATTCCTGGAATGAATGTTAAAAAAAATCAATTGCTAATGGTTTTAACCGATCCATCATTGATACAACTGCAAGAAGACTTCCTGCGAGCAAAAAATTCATTTATTCTCAAAAAATCGGAATATGAACGACAGAAGGAAATGTCTTCAGCTCAAGCAACGAGTATCAAAAATCTGCAAAATGCCGAAAGTGATTGGAAAGAAATATCCATAATTCTGGAAAGCCTTACACTGCGAGTTCGGATGTTGGGTTTAGTTCCACAGCAAATTGAAGATCATGGAATTCAATCCAGCATTGAAGTAAGATCAAAAGTCGCAGGTACCATCACACAAATTTTGGTAAATTCAGGATCCAGAGTCAACCCAGATCAAAAATTACTTGAGATCCAAAGCTTGGATGATTTGAAACTGGTTCTTAAAATATTTGAACGTGACATCAATGATATTCAAAAAGGGACAGAATTCATCGGATACTCCAATATTTCTAAAGACCAGTCATATCAATGCAAAATAGAATCAGTAGTGCCTCAAGTCAATACAGAATCGTATCTTGAAGTATATGCAAGTATAATCTCAGGTAAGCAAAAAATAATTCCCGGCATGTATATCCAGGCAGAACTTCCCGTAAAATCTGTTTTATCTGATGCATTGCCGGAAGAATGTATATTGAATTTCGAAGGTGGAGATTTTGTGTTTGTTGCCTTGTCTGATCAAGATTTTAAACTTCAACCTGTGCAAATCAGCCAGAAATCAGAGTCTTGGGTTGGAGTACGGAAAGATGACTCAATAAATCAATATAAAATCGTTCAAAAAGGAGCTTATGGACTTCTAATGGCGCTCAAAAACAAAGAAGAATGA